The Prevotella sp. E9-3 genome has a window encoding:
- a CDS encoding vitamin B12 dependent-methionine synthase activation domain-containing protein — protein MIIHYDIPELEPYINWVYFFFAWQLKGEEEQKRMRAEAEDFLHQHVGHYRAHALFLIEDTHSIGDNIVLERTGTLIPLLRQQQGTPCLCLSDFLNPEHDKLGLFATSVDAGLETDFNHDPYSKMLAQLLADRLAEAAAERMHEEVRKNYWGYAHDEHLSISDLHVEKFQGIRPAVGYPSLPDGSVNFLLDEVLDMKQIGIRLTENGAMRPHASVSGLMISHPQARYFSVGKIGDDQLADYARRRSIPLELARKFLASNLSS, from the coding sequence ATGATTATACATTACGACATACCAGAACTGGAACCATATATTAATTGGGTTTACTTCTTTTTTGCCTGGCAGCTGAAGGGAGAAGAAGAACAGAAACGTATGCGTGCCGAAGCTGAGGATTTTCTACATCAGCATGTGGGGCATTATCGTGCGCATGCTTTATTTCTCATTGAAGATACACATTCAATTGGCGATAATATTGTTCTTGAACGTACAGGGACATTGATACCTCTCTTGCGTCAACAACAAGGAACCCCCTGTTTGTGTCTCTCTGACTTTCTGAATCCTGAACATGACAAATTGGGCCTTTTTGCTACGAGTGTTGATGCCGGACTGGAGACAGACTTTAATCATGATCCATATTCTAAGATGTTGGCTCAGTTATTGGCTGATCGCTTGGCTGAAGCTGCTGCCGAACGAATGCATGAGGAAGTTCGGAAAAACTACTGGGGGTATGCTCATGACGAACACTTGTCAATCAGCGACTTGCATGTTGAAAAATTTCAAGGCATACGTCCAGCTGTAGGCTATCCATCGTTACCAGACGGAAGCGTGAATTTCCTGTTGGATGAAGTGTTAGATATGAAACAGATTGGAATCCGCCTAACCGAAAATGGCGCCATGCGTCCTCATGCAAGTGTATCAGGATTAATGATATCCCATCCGCAGGCACGGTATTTCAGCGTGGGAAAGATTGGAGACGACCAGTTGGCCGACTATGCACGACGGCGTAGTATTCCTTTAGAGTTAGCCCGAAAATTTCTGGCTTCAAATTTATCTTCTTAA
- a CDS encoding metallophosphoesterase: MVLKSLIFHLLLIIVPDFYLYWRYFRARAWWQQLLWFFPSFCLAVAAIWLTSLGDFVPDNMIWLNLYLLFFALVAGGKLSFSLGTFCGKRGKQIGFFLVLLEWALVFWGAFVGVRQLEVRHLDIAFNDLPAAFDGYRIVHFTDLHLGSSDKDYVCEIVDSINAQHPDVVVFTGDIQNKQPSEIQPYRGILSGIKALDGVFSVQGNHDYAMYIDAPYYQKAMNEELTVGAQQDMGWTVLANYHQFVYRGGDSIVIAGMENDGNGRFPHRGNINNALWGVSRSQFVVMLEHDPVSWRNKILTHSHCQLTLSGHTHGMQFSLFGWCPLSLLKTECNGLYHMGERMLFVSKGAGALVPFRFGCNPEVVVITLRKKQSSAVK; the protein is encoded by the coding sequence ATGGTACTGAAATCACTTATCTTCCATTTACTCCTTATCATAGTGCCTGACTTCTATCTGTACTGGCGTTATTTCAGAGCCCGTGCTTGGTGGCAGCAATTGCTTTGGTTCTTTCCAAGTTTTTGTTTGGCAGTGGCAGCCATTTGGTTGACCTCTCTTGGTGACTTTGTGCCCGACAACATGATCTGGCTTAACCTGTACTTACTTTTCTTCGCACTTGTTGCTGGAGGGAAATTATCATTCTCTCTGGGAACATTCTGTGGAAAGCGAGGAAAACAAATAGGTTTTTTCTTAGTACTGTTAGAATGGGCTTTAGTGTTTTGGGGCGCTTTTGTTGGCGTTCGTCAATTGGAGGTTAGACATTTGGATATAGCGTTTAACGACCTTCCTGCAGCGTTCGATGGCTATCGGATAGTGCACTTTACTGACTTGCATTTAGGTAGTAGTGACAAAGATTATGTATGTGAAATTGTTGATAGTATCAATGCTCAGCATCCTGATGTGGTAGTTTTTACGGGTGATATACAGAATAAACAACCTTCTGAGATTCAACCTTATCGAGGGATACTCTCTGGTATTAAGGCTCTCGATGGCGTTTTTTCTGTTCAGGGCAATCATGATTATGCTATGTATATTGATGCCCCTTATTATCAGAAAGCTATGAACGAGGAGTTGACCGTTGGCGCCCAACAGGATATGGGATGGACAGTTTTGGCCAACTATCATCAGTTTGTTTATCGTGGTGGCGACTCAATTGTTATAGCCGGAATGGAGAACGATGGTAACGGCCGTTTCCCTCACAGAGGCAATATCAATAATGCATTGTGGGGCGTTTCGCGCAGTCAGTTTGTCGTGATGCTTGAGCACGATCCTGTGTCATGGCGAAATAAGATACTAACCCATAGTCATTGCCAGCTAACTTTGAGTGGTCATACACATGGTATGCAGTTCTCACTCTTCGGTTGGTGTCCGCTTAGTCTTTTAAAGACAGAGTGCAATGGCCTTTATCATATGGGGGAGCGAATGCTTTTTGTTTCAAAAGGTGCTGGCGCTTTGGTTCCTTTCCGCTTCGGTTGCAATCCAGAGGTCGTGGTTATTACACTTCGGAAGAAACAGAGTTCAGCAGTCAAATAA
- a CDS encoding 1-acyl-sn-glycerol-3-phosphate acyltransferase has translation MKYLYRIYQLFIALPLGLLATLLTVISVSIGCTLGNGHYWGYMPGHLWGRALLKILLLPVKVEGRENLETGQSYVFVANHQGAFDIFLIYGYLNRNFKWMMKHQLRKMPFIGFACEKSHQIFVDKRGPKAIKATYDKARETLQNGTSLTVFPEGARSFTGHMGQFRRGAFALADELQLPVVPLTINGSFDVMPRMRDGHFVNWHPLSLTIHQAIYPIGKGDENIAATMNQAYDSVMSSLVPEYQGYVENPDQ, from the coding sequence ATGAAATACCTTTATCGAATCTACCAACTGTTTATAGCCCTTCCATTAGGGCTTCTGGCTACGTTGCTCACAGTTATTTCTGTTTCTATTGGCTGCACCCTTGGCAATGGTCATTACTGGGGCTACATGCCCGGCCATTTGTGGGGGCGCGCTTTATTGAAAATCCTTCTTCTTCCTGTCAAGGTCGAAGGACGTGAGAATTTGGAGACAGGTCAGTCATATGTTTTTGTGGCTAATCATCAGGGAGCTTTTGATATATTCCTTATATATGGCTATCTAAATCGAAATTTTAAATGGATGATGAAGCATCAGTTACGAAAGATGCCATTCATCGGTTTCGCCTGTGAGAAGTCGCACCAGATATTTGTTGACAAGCGTGGCCCCAAAGCGATAAAGGCTACCTATGATAAAGCACGTGAAACACTTCAGAATGGTACTAGTCTTACAGTGTTCCCTGAAGGTGCACGTTCGTTTACTGGTCATATGGGACAGTTCCGTCGGGGTGCCTTCGCATTGGCAGATGAGTTGCAGTTGCCTGTAGTCCCCCTGACTATCAATGGTTCTTTTGATGTGATGCCTCGTATGCGTGATGGACATTTTGTAAACTGGCATCCACTCTCGCTTACCATTCATCAGGCTATTTATCCTATAGGTAAAGGTGATGAGAATATTGCAGCCACCATGAATCAGGCTTATGATTCAGTGATGTCATCGCTCGTTCCAGAGTATCAGGGATATGTAGAGAACCCCGATCAGTAG
- a CDS encoding glycoside hydrolase family 127 protein, with amino-acid sequence MFRRSLFTILLVGVEFISIDAQQTMTPIQEVSFTQVHLEDDFWLPRIEVNRKVSIPSAFRECEKNGRFDNFALAAQYNGRLTTTVKEHQGDFSFDDTDPYKIIEGASYSLAVHYDPQLDHYLDSVISLIALAQEDDGYLTTCVTNKCYRLSGWWGHSKWEKINSHELYNSGHLIESAVAHYRVTGKKNFLNVAIKNADLVCKTFGPGDGQIHRPGGHPIIEMALCKLYKVTGNKKYLEGAKYFVEETGRCTDGHKPSMYSQDHMPILQQQEIVGHAVRAGYLYSGVADVAALTGDKAYFNALERIWENMSVKKLFITGGIGSRAQGEGFGPNYELNNHTAYCETCAAIANVYWNYRMFLATGQSKYIDVCERALYNNVLSGVSLSGDKFFYDNPLESDGEHERQKWFGCACCPGNITRFVASIPGYIYAQQGKDIYVNLYVQGKTKIGNVELEQITNYPWDGKIILKVNKGSGKFAIKLRLLSWLKSSPTSNSLYTYKDKAKAYSVSVNGQALYPENHDYVTINRRWKKGDVIELNLPMEVRRIMANDNVEDDRERMALERGPIVYCLEGNDQADGKVFNKYILDSAAITSRFENNLLNGVVVLEGTAKELQQDGEIKDVMFRAIPYSTWNNRGPQQMEVWIANTPISAVATPLPSIASIAQTFANRGPIQNDAPESAPVDSWAGGTNNQWEPKRSSDISKPYHYWWLKYGTQEAISYCWKQPQMVSNVQVYWLDLDHYDGSFRVPESWTLYYETADGNWMEVEDHEPYTVRKDCYNSISFRPVKTKALKIVVKLQKGQSGGILEWKVN; translated from the coding sequence ATGTTCAGAAGGTCTTTATTCACAATATTACTTGTTGGAGTGGAATTCATTAGCATTGATGCCCAGCAAACAATGACTCCGATTCAGGAAGTGAGTTTCACTCAAGTTCACCTTGAGGATGATTTTTGGTTGCCACGTATTGAAGTCAATCGGAAAGTTAGTATTCCCTCCGCTTTCCGAGAGTGTGAAAAGAATGGACGTTTCGATAATTTTGCTCTGGCAGCTCAGTACAACGGACGTTTAACTACTACGGTCAAAGAGCATCAAGGTGATTTCTCATTCGATGATACTGACCCATACAAAATAATTGAAGGTGCCAGTTATTCATTGGCAGTCCATTATGACCCACAGCTTGATCATTATCTCGATTCAGTAATCAGTCTTATAGCATTGGCTCAGGAAGACGATGGCTATCTTACTACTTGTGTTACTAATAAATGCTATCGCCTTTCAGGTTGGTGGGGACATTCTAAATGGGAAAAAATCAATTCGCATGAACTCTATAACAGCGGTCATCTTATTGAGAGTGCAGTGGCTCATTATCGTGTTACCGGCAAAAAGAACTTCCTGAATGTAGCTATCAAAAATGCCGATTTAGTATGCAAAACCTTTGGTCCTGGCGATGGTCAGATTCATCGCCCTGGTGGTCATCCGATTATTGAAATGGCTCTGTGCAAACTTTATAAAGTTACTGGTAATAAGAAATATCTGGAAGGAGCCAAGTATTTTGTTGAAGAGACAGGACGTTGTACAGATGGTCACAAGCCCAGCATGTACTCGCAGGATCATATGCCGATTCTTCAGCAACAGGAAATTGTGGGGCATGCTGTACGTGCCGGTTATCTGTATAGTGGCGTAGCCGATGTGGCAGCTCTAACTGGCGATAAGGCTTATTTTAATGCCTTGGAACGTATTTGGGAGAATATGTCTGTCAAAAAACTCTTTATCACGGGGGGAATTGGTAGTAGGGCTCAGGGGGAAGGTTTTGGGCCCAACTATGAATTGAACAATCATACCGCTTACTGTGAAACCTGTGCTGCTATAGCCAATGTATATTGGAATTATCGTATGTTCCTAGCTACAGGCCAATCAAAATATATAGATGTATGTGAGCGCGCATTATATAATAATGTATTGAGTGGCGTTTCATTGAGTGGAGATAAGTTCTTCTATGATAATCCGTTGGAGAGTGATGGTGAGCATGAGCGTCAGAAATGGTTCGGTTGTGCCTGTTGTCCAGGCAATATTACACGTTTTGTTGCTTCTATACCTGGCTATATTTATGCTCAACAGGGGAAAGATATTTATGTCAATCTCTATGTTCAGGGGAAAACGAAGATAGGTAATGTTGAATTGGAGCAAATCACCAATTATCCATGGGATGGTAAGATTATACTGAAGGTAAACAAGGGGAGTGGCAAGTTTGCCATCAAACTTCGTTTGCTGTCATGGCTCAAGTCGTCGCCAACCAGCAACAGTCTTTATACTTATAAAGACAAAGCGAAGGCATATAGCGTGAGTGTGAACGGTCAGGCACTTTATCCTGAAAATCATGACTATGTTACAATTAATCGCCGTTGGAAAAAAGGTGATGTGATTGAACTGAATCTTCCTATGGAGGTGCGCCGTATTATGGCTAATGACAACGTAGAGGATGATAGAGAAAGAATGGCTTTGGAACGTGGTCCTATTGTGTATTGTCTTGAAGGCAACGACCAGGCAGATGGAAAGGTGTTCAATAAGTATATCCTTGATTCTGCTGCCATCACTTCTCGTTTTGAGAATAATTTGCTGAATGGTGTAGTGGTACTTGAAGGTACTGCCAAAGAATTGCAACAGGATGGAGAAATAAAAGATGTAATGTTCCGTGCCATTCCTTATAGTACCTGGAACAATCGTGGACCACAACAGATGGAGGTGTGGATTGCCAATACTCCTATATCGGCTGTCGCAACACCACTTCCCAGTATCGCATCAATAGCCCAGACTTTTGCCAATCGTGGCCCGATTCAGAATGATGCTCCTGAATCGGCACCTGTTGATTCTTGGGCTGGTGGTACCAACAACCAATGGGAACCCAAACGTTCCAGCGATATCTCAAAGCCTTATCATTACTGGTGGTTGAAATATGGTACTCAGGAAGCCATTAGTTATTGTTGGAAACAGCCTCAAATGGTGAGCAACGTACAGGTTTATTGGCTTGATCTTGACCATTATGATGGTAGTTTCCGTGTTCCTGAGTCATGGACGCTCTATTATGAGACAGCCGATGGAAACTGGATGGAAGTAGAAGACCATGAACCATATACGGTAAGGAAAGATTGTTATAATAGCATATCTTTCCGACCTGTTAAGACGAAAGCATTAAAAATAGTTGTCAAACTGCAGAAAGGACAGTCTGGCGGGATTTTGGAATGGAAAGTGAACTAA
- a CDS encoding polyprenol monophosphomannose synthase, producing the protein MSDSIVIIPTYNEKENIEKIIRAVFGLEKSFHILIIDDGSPDGTAAIVKELMNKEFADCLFLVERSGKLGLGTAYITGFKWALERDYEYIFEMDADFSHDPNDLPRLYAACADEGYDVAIGSRYISGVNVVNWPIGRVLMSYFASKYVRIVTGFQVHDTTAGFKCYRRQVLETIELDKIRFKGYAFQIEMKFTAYKIGFKIKEVPVIFVNRREGTSKMSGGIFSEAFFGVMRLRWDGWTRKYPKIQG; encoded by the coding sequence ATGAGCGACAGCATCGTTATCATTCCCACTTATAACGAAAAAGAAAATATAGAGAAAATAATCCGTGCTGTATTCGGCTTGGAGAAGAGTTTTCACATTCTTATTATTGATGACGGATCCCCCGATGGTACAGCCGCCATTGTGAAGGAGCTCATGAACAAGGAGTTTGCCGACTGTCTGTTCCTTGTTGAACGCAGCGGCAAACTTGGACTTGGAACCGCCTATATCACAGGATTCAAGTGGGCTTTGGAACGTGACTATGAATACATCTTTGAAATGGACGCTGACTTCAGTCATGATCCAAATGATTTACCACGTCTTTATGCTGCCTGTGCCGACGAAGGGTATGATGTGGCCATTGGTTCGCGTTACATCAGTGGTGTCAATGTTGTCAACTGGCCTATTGGTCGTGTGCTCATGTCTTATTTCGCATCGAAATATGTACGTATCGTAACCGGTTTCCAAGTACATGACACCACAGCTGGATTCAAATGCTATCGTCGCCAAGTATTGGAGACCATCGAACTAGACAAGATTCGTTTCAAGGGCTATGCATTCCAGATAGAAATGAAGTTTACAGCCTATAAGATTGGTTTTAAGATCAAGGAAGTCCCCGTCATCTTTGTGAACCGTCGTGAAGGAACCAGCAAAATGTCTGGTGGCATTTTCTCAGAAGCATTCTTCGGTGTCATGCGCCTCCGCTGGGATGGGTGGACCCGAAAATATCCAAAGATTCAAGGTTAG
- a CDS encoding alkaline phosphatase family protein: MRKNILIHLFILACAMNTYAQAFFDEKPKIVVGIVVDQMRWDYLDRYYNRFTEDGFRRMISEGYSCNNCLINYLPTITSIGHTSAYTGSTPALHGICGNNFMIDGEKVYCVTDKSMETVGSSSSKGKASPKNLLATTIGDQLRLHTDFRSKVIGVSYKDRAAILPAGHSANAAYWFDDKNACFVSSTYYMKELPKWAKNQNAIFGKNKEIKELGDRISKTPICGTIITDMAIAALEGEQLGKGETTDMLCVSYSQTDIIGHEWSTRGQHTDDAYIQLDKDLARLFAALDKQVGKGNYVAFLTADHGAAHNWKFMQENKLHGGPWLYEEGRENIEKAISKHFGKELKPVIAAIYDYRLFLNHNTIKEQGLNLQEVKQVIIDYLISSPNVNFAIDFQNVMNASIPPILRDRILMGYHPRRSGDIIFIPEPGYYEFSKLSSPVGTTHGEWNPYDAHIPLLFMGWKIPHGATSREVHITDIAPTICQLLHIQQPNACVGEAITEITK, encoded by the coding sequence ATGAGAAAAAACATTCTTATCCACTTATTTATATTAGCCTGTGCAATGAACACTTATGCGCAGGCTTTTTTTGACGAAAAGCCAAAAATAGTTGTAGGTATAGTTGTTGACCAAATGCGTTGGGACTATCTCGACCGCTACTATAACCGATTTACTGAAGATGGTTTCCGTCGAATGATTAGCGAGGGTTACTCTTGCAACAACTGCCTAATAAACTACCTTCCCACCATTACATCTATTGGTCACACCTCAGCATACACCGGTTCTACTCCAGCCCTTCACGGCATCTGTGGAAACAATTTCATGATTGATGGAGAGAAGGTGTATTGTGTGACAGACAAGTCCATGGAAACAGTTGGCAGTTCAAGTTCAAAAGGTAAGGCATCGCCTAAAAATCTGCTGGCTACAACTATTGGCGATCAATTGCGACTGCACACAGATTTCCGTTCAAAGGTAATCGGGGTGAGCTATAAAGACCGTGCTGCCATTCTACCGGCCGGTCACTCTGCGAATGCCGCCTATTGGTTTGACGACAAGAATGCATGTTTCGTTAGCAGTACCTACTACATGAAAGAGCTACCTAAATGGGCAAAAAATCAGAATGCTATATTTGGCAAGAACAAGGAAATAAAAGAATTGGGCGACCGCATTAGCAAAACTCCAATATGCGGTACAATCATCACCGACATGGCTATTGCCGCATTGGAAGGCGAGCAGTTAGGTAAAGGAGAAACAACAGATATGCTATGTGTGAGCTATTCACAAACCGACATTATTGGCCATGAGTGGAGCACACGCGGTCAGCATACTGACGATGCCTACATTCAATTGGACAAGGATTTGGCCCGTCTGTTTGCTGCTCTTGACAAACAGGTGGGAAAAGGCAACTATGTTGCTTTCCTCACAGCCGACCATGGGGCCGCTCACAACTGGAAGTTCATGCAAGAAAACAAGTTGCATGGTGGTCCTTGGTTATATGAAGAAGGACGAGAAAATATAGAGAAGGCCATCAGCAAACACTTCGGAAAAGAACTGAAGCCAGTTATTGCTGCTATCTATGACTACCGTTTATTTCTGAATCACAACACCATCAAGGAACAGGGTCTGAATCTTCAGGAGGTGAAACAAGTTATTATCGACTACTTGATTTCATCGCCCAATGTCAATTTTGCCATTGACTTTCAGAATGTGATGAATGCCAGCATCCCACCAATCCTGCGCGACCGCATCCTCATGGGCTATCATCCCCGTCGTTCTGGCGACATTATTTTCATACCTGAGCCTGGTTACTACGAGTTCAGTAAATTATCATCGCCTGTTGGTACCACTCATGGTGAATGGAATCCCTACGATGCACACATACCTTTACTGTTCATGGGATGGAAGATTCCTCACGGAGCTACTTCGCGCGAGGTTCATATCACCGACATTGCCCCCACCATCTGCCAACTACTACACATCCAACAGCCAAATGCCTGTGTAGGTGAAGCCATTACTGAAATAACAAAATAG
- a CDS encoding DUF1573 domain-containing protein yields the protein MKKIILLTVMLIGCMTMAMAQKAAEIKFDKVTHNFGKFSEKNPVVTCTFSFMNVGEQPLIVNQAVASCGCTVPEYTKTPIQPGEKGEIKVTYNGTGKFPGHFKKSITVRTNGEIEMTRLYIEGDMEAAE from the coding sequence ATGAAGAAGATTATACTGCTTACCGTCATGCTGATTGGCTGCATGACTATGGCGATGGCACAGAAAGCTGCCGAGATTAAGTTTGACAAGGTGACTCACAATTTCGGTAAGTTCTCAGAGAAGAACCCCGTTGTAACCTGCACATTCTCTTTTATGAATGTAGGCGAACAGCCTCTCATCGTCAATCAGGCTGTAGCTTCATGCGGATGTACTGTTCCTGAATATACCAAAACTCCTATCCAACCAGGTGAAAAAGGTGAGATAAAAGTTACTTACAACGGAACAGGTAAATTTCCTGGCCATTTCAAGAAGAGCATCACCGTTCGCACGAATGGAGAGATTGAAATGACTCGTCTCTATATTGAGGGCGACATGGAGGCTGCTGAATAA
- a CDS encoding glycoside hydrolase family 88 protein — MKKLITLCSVAFFSIQIYAQATADEVLSTARIVNNYFMEKYADPTIPTNVNKIRPSSLWTRAVYYEGLMALQEIDPQQRYLDYALTWANFHQWTPRNGVTTCDADDQCCAQTYVELLPYINKDYKEQLKNVIVNLEHQIVTPNTKAQTTTPKAKTSVNSLYGWWTWIDAIQMAMPLYVQVYKLTGDKRYLEHGMQMYRWSRNECGRTEGNPKKGLFNTDEGLWWRDADYVPPYKEPDGKQCYWSRGNGWVYAALVRCMNLLPKKSKEYKELKKDFLMMSEALRKCQREDGFWNPSLVSTNYEMKETSGTALFLYGMAWGIQQGYLKEKVYGPVCDRAWEAMVKDAVHHDGFLGWMQGTGKDPSAGQPLSYTKIPDFEDYGTGCFLLGAAEYYKLKKY, encoded by the coding sequence ATGAAAAAACTAATCACCCTTTGTTCTGTGGCCTTTTTCTCGATTCAAATCTATGCACAGGCCACTGCCGATGAGGTACTCAGCACCGCAAGAATAGTGAACAACTATTTCATGGAAAAATATGCCGATCCTACCATTCCCACTAATGTAAATAAAATTCGTCCGTCAAGTCTGTGGACTCGTGCCGTTTATTACGAAGGATTGATGGCCCTTCAAGAGATAGATCCGCAACAACGATACTTGGACTATGCACTGACATGGGCTAATTTCCATCAGTGGACTCCACGTAATGGGGTTACCACCTGTGATGCTGATGACCAATGCTGCGCACAGACTTACGTTGAACTGTTGCCATACATTAACAAGGACTACAAGGAACAGCTCAAGAATGTCATAGTAAATTTGGAACATCAGATAGTAACGCCCAATACAAAAGCGCAGACAACAACCCCAAAAGCAAAAACGAGCGTGAACTCTTTATATGGTTGGTGGACATGGATAGACGCTATTCAGATGGCCATGCCACTCTATGTACAGGTTTACAAATTGACAGGCGACAAGCGCTATCTGGAGCATGGCATGCAGATGTACCGTTGGAGCCGCAATGAATGCGGACGTACGGAGGGCAATCCAAAGAAAGGACTTTTCAATACTGACGAAGGACTTTGGTGGCGTGACGCCGACTATGTGCCTCCCTACAAAGAACCAGACGGAAAGCAATGCTATTGGAGCAGAGGCAACGGATGGGTATATGCAGCACTGGTGCGTTGCATGAATCTCCTGCCCAAGAAGTCGAAAGAATACAAAGAACTGAAGAAAGACTTCCTGATGATGAGTGAAGCCTTACGCAAATGTCAGCGCGAAGACGGTTTTTGGAACCCAAGCCTTGTATCCACCAACTATGAGATGAAAGAAACCTCAGGTACAGCCCTTTTCCTTTATGGTATGGCATGGGGCATCCAACAAGGTTATCTGAAAGAGAAAGTATATGGTCCAGTGTGCGATCGTGCATGGGAGGCGATGGTGAAAGACGCAGTTCACCACGATGGTTTTTTGGGATGGATGCAAGGTACAGGAAAGGATCCCTCAGCCGGACAGCCACTATCCTATACAAAAATCCCGGATTTCGAAGACTATGGCACTGGTTGCTTTCTTTTGGGAGCTGCCGAATACTATAAATTGAAAAAATATTAA
- a CDS encoding NAD(P)/FAD-dependent oxidoreductase — protein sequence MTNEYQIRVLPEVAAQQERLKHFLADEYGLRFQNITSLRILKRSIDARQRTIFVNLKVRVYVNELPTDDEYQHVDYPDVSDRPQVIVVGAGPGGLFAALRLIELGVRPVVLERGKDVHERKKDLAAIGRTQQVDGESNYCFGEGGAGAYSDGKLYTRSKKRGNIEKILNVFCQHGASTAILADAHPHIGTDRLPKVIEAMRNTIIRCGGEVHFQTKMTRLILEGNKVVGVEAESKNTQLSSPVAHEFKGPVILATGHSARDVYRYLAESNIEIEAKGIAVGVRLEHPSHLIDQIQYHRREGRGRWLPAAEYSFVTQVNGRGVYSFCMCPGGFVIPAATGPEQIVVNGMSPANRGTQWSNSGMVVEVRPEDVLTSELRTENSELRGMISSVNDKLLSEASNHTSQFSNLKSQLKVLAFQEQLERDCWLQGNRQQTAPSQRMADFVNGRLSSDLPKSSYAPGLIASPLHFWMPKFISSRLKDGFLAFGRQAHGFLTNEAVMIGVETRTSSPVRIVRQNETLQHVRLQGLFPCGEGAGYAGGIVSAGVDGERCAEMCAAYLNGI from the coding sequence ATGACGAACGAATATCAGATTAGAGTATTACCTGAAGTGGCTGCTCAGCAAGAACGACTGAAACATTTTCTCGCTGATGAATATGGTTTACGCTTTCAGAATATTACGAGCTTACGGATTCTTAAAAGGAGTATTGATGCCCGTCAGCGTACAATCTTCGTGAATCTGAAGGTACGTGTCTATGTAAATGAGTTACCTACAGATGATGAATACCAGCATGTTGACTATCCCGATGTGAGTGATCGTCCTCAAGTGATAGTGGTCGGAGCCGGTCCTGGCGGATTGTTTGCTGCCTTGCGACTTATAGAATTGGGTGTACGTCCTGTTGTGTTGGAGCGCGGAAAAGATGTGCATGAACGTAAAAAAGATCTTGCTGCTATTGGTCGTACCCAGCAGGTTGATGGTGAAAGCAACTATTGCTTTGGTGAGGGCGGGGCAGGCGCCTACAGTGATGGTAAACTTTATACCCGTTCTAAGAAACGCGGTAATATCGAGAAAATCCTGAATGTATTTTGTCAGCATGGTGCTTCTACTGCAATTCTGGCCGATGCTCATCCCCATATTGGTACCGACAGATTGCCTAAAGTTATCGAAGCTATGCGCAATACCATCATTCGTTGTGGTGGTGAGGTCCATTTTCAAACAAAGATGACAAGGCTCATTCTCGAGGGCAATAAGGTGGTCGGTGTTGAAGCCGAGTCGAAGAACACTCAACTCTCATCTCCTGTTGCTCATGAGTTCAAAGGACCGGTTATCCTCGCCACAGGTCATAGTGCCCGTGATGTCTATAGATACCTTGCCGAATCTAATATTGAGATTGAAGCTAAGGGTATTGCAGTGGGTGTACGTTTGGAACATCCCTCTCACTTGATTGATCAAATTCAGTATCACCGACGCGAGGGTAGGGGACGGTGGCTGCCTGCAGCCGAATATTCTTTCGTGACTCAGGTTAATGGCCGTGGTGTGTATTCCTTCTGTATGTGTCCGGGTGGATTCGTTATTCCTGCTGCAACAGGTCCTGAACAGATTGTTGTTAACGGTATGAGTCCCGCCAATCGCGGTACCCAGTGGTCTAATTCAGGTATGGTAGTTGAGGTAAGACCAGAAGACGTTCTCACTTCTGAGTTGAGAACTGAGAATTCAGAGCTGAGAGGTATGATTAGCTCTGTTAATGATAAACTTCTTAGCGAGGCGTCTAATCATACCTCTCAATTCTCAAATCTCAAATCTCAATTAAAAGTTCTTGCTTTTCAGGAACAATTGGAACGTGACTGCTGGTTACAGGGCAATCGCCAGCAGACGGCTCCGTCTCAGCGTATGGCCGACTTTGTCAATGGCCGACTGAGTTCTGACTTACCTAAAAGTAGTTATGCTCCCGGCCTGATAGCTTCACCGTTGCATTTTTGGATGCCAAAGTTTATTTCTTCTCGTTTAAAGGACGGCTTCCTGGCTTTTGGCCGTCAGGCACATGGCTTCTTGACCAACGAAGCGGTGATGATTGGCGTAGAAACCCGTACTTCATCGCCTGTTCGCATTGTGCGTCAAAATGAGACTCTTCAACATGTACGACTGCAAGGGCTTTTTCCATGTGGCGAAGGGGCTGGTTATGCCGGAGGAATCGTTTCGGCAGGTGTCGATGGCGAGCGTTGTGCAGAAATGTGTGCTGCCTATTTGAATGGGATTTAA